The Mycolicibacterium mageritense genome contains a region encoding:
- a CDS encoding Rv1733c family protein, whose protein sequence is MLRGRHAWVFRALSRNPLVRRQDRIEALAVVLGLIVVVLAIPVIVHLGRDHFARSVDRIEQQTRSLQKVEATVVEARSSAPNRYTTASRTVRAEWKAGFEDRVETVQGPAKVEVGDRIPVWLDEHGAVTRPPQTVADARGYAAAFGIGLWLGTAAASATAVMLTRMTLDRRRFDAWDYEWKLISTPGGGWANSGKTE, encoded by the coding sequence ATGCTACGTGGGCGTCATGCTTGGGTCTTTCGCGCGCTGAGCCGTAACCCCCTGGTCCGACGCCAAGATCGAATCGAAGCACTTGCTGTGGTGCTCGGGCTGATTGTTGTCGTCCTCGCCATTCCGGTGATCGTGCACCTGGGCCGCGACCACTTCGCTCGCAGTGTCGACCGCATCGAGCAGCAGACGCGTTCGCTGCAGAAGGTCGAAGCCACCGTCGTCGAAGCCCGGTCGAGTGCGCCCAACCGCTACACCACGGCCAGTCGTACCGTGCGGGCCGAGTGGAAGGCCGGCTTCGAGGACCGCGTCGAAACCGTCCAAGGCCCCGCCAAGGTCGAGGTCGGCGACCGCATTCCCGTCTGGCTCGACGAGCATGGCGCCGTCACGCGGCCCCCGCAGACCGTGGCCGACGCGCGCGGATATGCCGCCGCATTCGGCATCGGGCTGTGGTTGGGCACAGCCGCGGCGAGTGCCACCGCTGTGATGTTGACCCGGATGACCCTGGACCGACGTCGCTTCGATGCCTGGGACTACGAGTGGAAGCTGATCAGTACCCCCGGCGGCGGATGGGCCAACAGCGGCAAAACCGAGTGA
- a CDS encoding MmpS family transport accessory protein, whose product MTAAVRRAWLPILIVVAIAIGVVAVINLRSVFGSDGAVVTPVGADTAQKFNPKVVVYEVFGTGTTATVNYMDLQGLPQRVESAALPWTLRLETTIPSVQPNLMVQGNGDSIGCRVTVDDEVKDERTAHGVNAATYCLVKAA is encoded by the coding sequence GTGACCGCCGCAGTCAGACGCGCCTGGCTACCGATACTCATCGTGGTCGCCATCGCCATCGGCGTTGTGGCCGTAATCAACCTCCGATCGGTGTTCGGCTCCGACGGCGCGGTGGTGACGCCGGTCGGGGCCGACACGGCTCAGAAGTTCAATCCCAAGGTCGTCGTCTACGAGGTCTTCGGTACCGGCACGACCGCCACTGTCAATTACATGGACCTACAGGGCCTTCCGCAGCGAGTCGAGTCCGCCGCCCTGCCGTGGACCCTTCGGTTGGAGACGACGATCCCGTCCGTACAACCCAACCTGATGGTGCAGGGCAATGGTGATTCGATCGGCTGCCGCGTCACCGTCGACGACGAGGTCAAAGACGAAAGGACGGCACACGGCGTGAATGCTGCGACGTACTGCTTGGTGAAGGCCGCATGA
- a CDS encoding TetR/AcrR family transcriptional regulator yields MTAAEEPRRSLRKDAERNRQRVLESARELFAEKGIEATLNDVARHANVGVGTVYRRFATKEELLDAVFENGIDQLVALAEVALQQEDSWDGFVWFVEQMCELTATDRGLREMVYSKVYGGCGVESSRLRLVPRISKLVERARDDGHLRPDVEHTDMPILGLLAGTVSEWAGHVEPELWRRYVGLLLDGMRNRDGQPRLRVDALNEDQMDAAMHGWRPPGCPK; encoded by the coding sequence GTGACCGCCGCCGAAGAACCCCGCCGCTCACTGCGTAAGGACGCAGAGCGCAATCGGCAGCGTGTGCTCGAATCCGCGCGGGAACTGTTCGCCGAAAAAGGCATCGAGGCGACGCTCAACGACGTGGCGCGTCACGCCAACGTCGGGGTGGGCACGGTGTACCGGCGATTCGCCACCAAGGAAGAACTGCTCGACGCGGTCTTCGAAAACGGCATCGATCAACTGGTCGCTCTTGCGGAAGTAGCTCTGCAACAAGAGGATTCGTGGGACGGATTCGTCTGGTTCGTGGAGCAGATGTGTGAGCTGACTGCCACCGATCGCGGGCTGCGCGAGATGGTCTACAGCAAGGTCTACGGCGGATGTGGGGTCGAGTCGTCGCGACTGCGACTTGTTCCGAGGATCTCGAAGCTCGTCGAGCGGGCACGCGATGACGGCCACCTGCGGCCCGATGTCGAACACACGGACATGCCGATTCTCGGCCTGTTGGCGGGCACGGTCAGTGAATGGGCGGGTCACGTCGAGCCCGAACTGTGGCGTCGCTACGTCGGCCTGCTGCTCGACGGCATGCGCAATCGCGACGGGCAACCGCGCCTGCGGGTCGACGCGCTGAACGAGGACCAGATGGACGCCGCCATGCACGGTTGGCGGCCGCCCGGGTGTCCGAAGTAG
- a CDS encoding alpha/beta fold hydrolase, translating into MPAPTDAEYFELGDFTMQSGFTLRNATLAYKSYGTLNADKTNVIVYPTWYSGWHTDNEWLIGTDKTLNPDEWFIIVPNMLGNGLSSSPSNMPAPYDRARFPAVTFYDQVEAQHKLVTEKFGISTIALVTGWSMGAGQTYQWAVSHPEMVQRAAPFCGSSITAPHNKVFLESLIYALTADAVWADGDYSPDRLPIKGLRAFARVYSGWGFSQAFYWEEAWREMGFTSFDDFLYGFWENFFRDGRDPNNLIAMLRTWHSGNVGNTPGFGGDVEKALASIKCPLLAMPAEKDLYFPPEDEQWAGQFIADGEVRVIPGIWGHFAGGGVNPVDTAFIDAGLRDLMAKPGYSPSA; encoded by the coding sequence GTGCCTGCCCCCACTGATGCCGAGTACTTCGAACTCGGCGACTTCACCATGCAGAGCGGTTTCACGCTGCGCAACGCAACCCTGGCCTACAAGTCCTACGGCACCCTCAATGCCGACAAGACCAACGTGATCGTCTATCCCACTTGGTATTCAGGGTGGCACACCGACAACGAATGGTTGATCGGCACCGACAAGACACTCAACCCCGACGAGTGGTTCATCATCGTGCCCAACATGCTCGGCAACGGACTGTCGTCCTCGCCGTCGAACATGCCTGCGCCTTACGATCGGGCCCGCTTTCCCGCCGTCACGTTCTACGACCAGGTGGAGGCCCAGCACAAGCTGGTCACCGAGAAGTTCGGCATATCGACCATCGCGCTCGTCACGGGTTGGTCGATGGGTGCCGGTCAGACCTACCAGTGGGCGGTGAGCCATCCCGAGATGGTGCAGCGGGCGGCACCGTTCTGTGGCTCGAGCATCACGGCACCACACAACAAGGTGTTCCTGGAATCGTTGATCTACGCGTTGACCGCGGACGCCGTGTGGGCCGACGGGGACTATTCGCCAGACCGCCTTCCGATCAAGGGTCTGCGCGCGTTCGCCCGGGTGTACTCGGGCTGGGGCTTCTCGCAGGCGTTCTATTGGGAGGAGGCGTGGCGCGAGATGGGCTTCACGTCGTTCGACGACTTTCTCTACGGGTTTTGGGAGAACTTCTTCCGCGATGGGCGTGACCCCAACAATCTGATCGCGATGCTGCGGACGTGGCACAGCGGCAACGTCGGTAACACGCCGGGGTTCGGTGGTGACGTGGAGAAGGCGCTGGCCTCGATCAAGTGTCCGCTGCTGGCGATGCCCGCCGAGAAGGATCTCTACTTTCCGCCGGAGGACGAGCAGTGGGCCGGCCAGTTCATCGCCGACGGCGAGGTGCGCGTCATCCCCGGAATCTGGGGGCACTTCGCCGGCGGTGGGGTGAACCCTGTCGACACCGCGTTCATCGATGCGGGGCTTCGGGATCTCATGGCGAAGCCCGGGTATTCGCCCTCGGCGTGA